The Thermoanaerobaculia bacterium DNA segment GAAACGATCGAGATCAGCACATACAGCAGCCGCAGCAGACCCGGATCGCGGTCGAAATACTCCGCGAAGCCCCCGATGACCCCACCCACCACCTTGTGCTCCCGCGAACGACGCAGTCGAACTTCGGCCATGGACTTTCTCCTCCCTGGACCATTCTACGCACCGCCACCGCCAGCGTTTCAAACTGCCTACTGGATGTAGCCCAGAGCCTGGAGCTCGCGCCGCAGGCGGTCGTCGATCGCCGCGGTCTCGGCCTCCAGGGGCGCGCCGGTGAGGACCCGCCAGCGCCGCAACTGCGCTCGGAGGGAGTCGAGACGCAGCGCCCCTGCCTCGCCGAGCGGCTGGCGCTCGCGCGGA contains these protein-coding regions:
- a CDS encoding PspC domain-containing protein, giving the protein MAEVRLRRSREHKVVGGVIGGFAEYFDRDPGLLRLLYVLISIVSAAFPGIFVYLILWALIPQTEASRAVESRTASDPIAVP